The following are encoded in a window of Vigna unguiculata cultivar IT97K-499-35 chromosome 8, ASM411807v1, whole genome shotgun sequence genomic DNA:
- the LOC114193406 gene encoding probable magnesium transporter NIPA3 isoform X2, which produces MVYCTVIVGEVANFVAYAFAPAVLVTPLGALSIIVSAVLADIILKEKLHHLGILGCVMCIAGSIIIVIHAPRESPINSVLQIWDMATQPAFLAYVGSVIVLVFILVFHFAPKCGHTNVLVFTGICSLMGSLSVMSVKALGTSLKLTFEGKNQLIYPETWFFMLVVAICVIMQMNYLNKALDTFNTAVVSPIYYVMFTTLTILASVIMFKDWDGQSGGTIVSEICGFIVVLSGTVLLHTTKDFERCPSFRGAGPSSPTLSTRLYTGNADFLLKQDEESGSLDSNLCSRRQESY; this is translated from the exons ATGGTTTATTGTACAGTGATTGTAGGAGAGGTTGCAAATTTTGTTGCATATGCGTTTGCCCCGGCGGTTCTAGTTACCCCTCTTGGCGCATTAAGTATTATTGTGAG TGCTGTGTTGGCTGACATTATTCTGAAAGAGAAGCTACACCATCTTGGGATATTGGGCTGTGTAATGTGCATTGCTGGTAGTATCATTATTGTTATTCATGCCCCTAGGGAATCACCCATTAATTCAGTTCTGCAAATATGGGATATGGCTACTCAACCTG CTTTTCTGGCATATGTGGGCTCAGTAATAGTATTGGTTTTCATTCTGGTCTTCCATTTTGCACCAAAATGTGGGCATACAAATGTGCTAGTTTTTACTGGCATTTGTTCGTTGATGGGTTCCCTCTCT GTGATGAGTGTTAAGGCCCTCGGGACTTCTTTGAAGTTAACTTTTGAAGGGAAAAATCAGTTGATCTACCCAGAGACATGGTTTTTTATGTTAGTTGTGGCTATATGTGTCATCATGCAAATGAATTATCTTAATAAG GCTCTTGACACCTTCAACACAGCAGTTGTATCTCCTATATACTATGTCATGTTCACAACACTTACAATACTAGCCAGTGTAATAATGTTTAAG GATTGGGACGGCCAAAGTGGTGGAACTATAGTATCAGAAATTTGTGGCTTCATCGTTGTGCTCTCTGGAACAGTATTGTTGCATACAACCAAGGACTTTGAGAGATGCCCTTCTTTTAGAG GTGCTGGCCCTTCCTCGCCTACGCTCTCTACCCGGCTTTATACTGGAAATGCAGACTTTTTACTTAAGCAAGATGAGGAAAGTGGATCACTTGACAGTAATTTATGCTCAAGAAGGCAAGAATCCTATTAG
- the LOC114193406 gene encoding probable magnesium transporter NIPA6 isoform X1 gives MGLSKENLKGLILALVSSGFIGASFIIKKQGLRRAAAASGVRAGFGGYYYLLEPLWWVGMITMIVGEVANFVAYAFAPAVLVTPLGALSIIVSAVLADIILKEKLHHLGILGCVMCIAGSIIIVIHAPRESPINSVLQIWDMATQPAFLAYVGSVIVLVFILVFHFAPKCGHTNVLVFTGICSLMGSLSVMSVKALGTSLKLTFEGKNQLIYPETWFFMLVVAICVIMQMNYLNKALDTFNTAVVSPIYYVMFTTLTILASVIMFKDWDGQSGGTIVSEICGFIVVLSGTVLLHTTKDFERCPSFRGAGPSSPTLSTRLYTGNADFLLKQDEESGSLDSNLCSRRQESY, from the exons ATGGGTCTGTCCAAGGAGAATCTGAAAGGTCTCATACTGGCTTTGGTGTCAAGTGGGTTCATTGGGGCAAGTTTCATCATTAAGAAGCAAGGTCTCAGAAGAGCTGCAGCTGCTTCTGGTGTCAGGGCTG GTTTTGGTGGGTATTATTATCTCTTGGAGCCACTCTGGTGGGTGGGAATGATCACAA TGATTGTAGGAGAGGTTGCAAATTTTGTTGCATATGCGTTTGCCCCGGCGGTTCTAGTTACCCCTCTTGGCGCATTAAGTATTATTGTGAG TGCTGTGTTGGCTGACATTATTCTGAAAGAGAAGCTACACCATCTTGGGATATTGGGCTGTGTAATGTGCATTGCTGGTAGTATCATTATTGTTATTCATGCCCCTAGGGAATCACCCATTAATTCAGTTCTGCAAATATGGGATATGGCTACTCAACCTG CTTTTCTGGCATATGTGGGCTCAGTAATAGTATTGGTTTTCATTCTGGTCTTCCATTTTGCACCAAAATGTGGGCATACAAATGTGCTAGTTTTTACTGGCATTTGTTCGTTGATGGGTTCCCTCTCT GTGATGAGTGTTAAGGCCCTCGGGACTTCTTTGAAGTTAACTTTTGAAGGGAAAAATCAGTTGATCTACCCAGAGACATGGTTTTTTATGTTAGTTGTGGCTATATGTGTCATCATGCAAATGAATTATCTTAATAAG GCTCTTGACACCTTCAACACAGCAGTTGTATCTCCTATATACTATGTCATGTTCACAACACTTACAATACTAGCCAGTGTAATAATGTTTAAG GATTGGGACGGCCAAAGTGGTGGAACTATAGTATCAGAAATTTGTGGCTTCATCGTTGTGCTCTCTGGAACAGTATTGTTGCATACAACCAAGGACTTTGAGAGATGCCCTTCTTTTAGAG GTGCTGGCCCTTCCTCGCCTACGCTCTCTACCCGGCTTTATACTGGAAATGCAGACTTTTTACTTAAGCAAGATGAGGAAAGTGGATCACTTGACAGTAATTTATGCTCAAGAAGGCAAGAATCCTATTAG